TCAACAGCCTGCTCCTCAACACCCTTATTAATATCTATAGAGACCCTCGCCTGCTCCATAGCAGCCTCTATCCTAGCCGGGGGCACGGGCTTCTTGGTCACAGGGTCTATCGAGTTCCTCGCTATATAGGTTATAATCATCCTCTTCTTAGCCTCTATCATCTTCCTCCTCTGCTCGGTTGTAAGCTGTATCTCACCCCTCATAAGGATCTCATGCATAGCCCTAGATATGTCTTGGGTTCCAAAGACCTTCTCTATATCAGCTGGGGATGCTTTCAGCCCCTTCCTAGCATCTTTATATATGAAATCCCCATATACAACCTCTGATAGAGGTATCTTCTTCCCCTCTCTATACTCAAGCACCTTATCTGGATCCGCTAGTATCTCAAATCTCTTTCCATCCTTCTCAAATCTAACTATTATATATTCATGGCTCAAGGGGAGACCCCTAGCTTCGAGAGATAACCCGCTATCTCATCCTCACTTAACTTTCTAAAGGTTTTATCGCTCTCAAGCACATAGCCTATCTCAACCCTCTCAGGTGTTAGAGGCTGCTCCGAGGATCCCTTGAGGGCTTTTAGACCAAGCAATATTAGATCC
The Sulfolobales archaeon DNA segment above includes these coding regions:
- a CDS encoding ribosome assembly factor SBDS yields the protein MSHEYIIVRFEKDGKRFEILADPDKVLEYREGKKIPLSEVVYGDFIYKDARKGLKASPADIEKVFGTQDISRAMHEILMRGEIQLTTEQRRKMIEAKKRMIITYIARNSIDPVTKKPVPPARIEAAMEQARVSIDINKGVEEQAVEIVKAISKIIPIKMAIAVLRIRIPREYASKAHSQVVKMGEVRRSSWLSDGGVEVELAIPAGLQAEVVERISKLTHGSAQVEVLEVK